In Ailuropoda melanoleuca isolate Jingjing chromosome 4, ASM200744v2, whole genome shotgun sequence, the following proteins share a genomic window:
- the OCEL1 gene encoding occludin/ELL domain-containing protein 1 encodes MHNLDSGTSPAADPGSETRTLGQAARRPPPPRGGHGAPRRTRPPPRGRPSRASLKPMPTRESPQTRGYRGDLQTRPPGPGPPRLVPPGPKTSAPQALCERQAGAHRPRPKKIVFKDELPSRALLTTKKPIEAIPTGHMPRPHPVPDYELKYPQVSSERERSRYAAVFQDQYTEFLELQQEVGSALAKLQQLEALLNSLPRPQSQKEAQFAARVWRKFEKKQMDPSFLDKQARCHYLKGKLRHLKMQIQKFDEQGDFEGSVYF; translated from the exons ATGCACAACCTAGACTCGGGCACTTCTCCCGCAGCAGACCCAGGCTCGGAGACCCGGACGCTGGGACAG GCTGCTCGCCGACCACCCCCCCCGCGCGGGGGCCATGGCGCCCCCCGCAGGACCCGCCCGCCGCCCCGGGGACGTCCGAGCCGCGCCTCCCTGAAGCCGATGCCCACCCGGGAGTCCCCCCAGACCCGCGGCTACCGGGGAGACCTGCAGACCCGCCCGCCTGGCCCTGGGCCCCCG CGATTGGTGCCTCCAGGCCCGAAAACCAGCGCCCCCCAAGCCTTGTGCGAGCGTCAAGCAGGAGCGCACAGGCCAAGGCCCAAGAAGATTGTATTTAAGGATGAGCTGCCCTCCCGGGCCCTTTTGACCACCAAGAAGCCTATTGAAGCCATCCCCACGGGGCATATGCCAAGGCCTCACCCAGTGCCCGACTATGAGCT TAAGTACCCACAAGTGAGCAGTGAGAGGGAACGGAGCCGCTATGCTGCGGTGTTCCAGGACCAGTACACAGAGTTCTTGGAGCTCCAACAGGAGGTGGGCTCTGCACTGGCAAAGCTCCAGCAGCTGGAGGCCTTGCTGAACTCACTGCCCAGGCCCCAAAGCCAG AAGGAAGCCCAATTTGCCGCCCGTGTCTGGAGGAAATTTGAGAAGAAGCAGATG GACCCCAGCTTCCTGGACAAGCAGGCTCGCTGCCACTACCTGAAGGGCAAACTGAGGCACCTCAAGATGCAGATCCAGAAGTTCGATGAGCAAGGAGACTTCGAGGGCTCTGTGTACTTCTGA